In Psychrobacter sp. P11G3, a single genomic region encodes these proteins:
- a CDS encoding DEAD/DEAH box helicase produces the protein MSNFTTFTDLPLSTATLRAVSDLGFTELTPIQAKILPHTLVRQDAIGQAQTGTGKTATFLLTIMEALLKRPFTNDEERYLGEPRAVVMAPTRELAQQIFDDCIALTKYTSLHSVCIMGGTNYETQQHELERQYVDILVATPGRLIDLANKGMVYLDRVEVLVLDEADRMLDMGFIPDIKRLVGRMPANTDRQSLLFSATFNQDVMNLAYRWLHEPQFVEIEPEHKTSELVDQHFYLLTEDQKLDALQRIITDEAVEKVIVFANRKDQVKRLYHKLRQAHNIVMLSGDVIQQKREKYLQRFKDGHASILVATDVAGRGIHVDDISHVVNFTLPDQPDDYVHRIGRTGRAGQTGISISFVSEDDAFNIPALEKHLETKFTLEQWQE, from the coding sequence TTGAGCAATTTTACAACGTTTACTGATTTGCCACTTTCAACAGCGACCCTGCGTGCAGTAAGTGATCTAGGCTTTACTGAATTGACGCCCATTCAAGCAAAGATACTACCGCATACATTGGTACGTCAAGATGCTATCGGACAGGCACAAACGGGCACAGGAAAAACAGCGACCTTTCTACTGACTATTATGGAAGCCTTGCTTAAGCGTCCATTTACCAACGACGAAGAGCGCTATCTTGGTGAGCCGCGCGCTGTGGTCATGGCGCCAACTCGCGAACTGGCTCAGCAAATATTTGATGACTGCATTGCATTAACCAAATATACCTCGCTACATAGTGTTTGTATTATGGGCGGTACTAACTATGAAACTCAGCAGCACGAGCTTGAACGTCAATACGTTGATATCTTGGTAGCGACGCCTGGCCGTCTAATTGATCTTGCAAACAAAGGCATGGTGTATCTAGATAGAGTAGAGGTACTGGTACTCGATGAAGCAGATCGTATGTTAGATATGGGATTCATTCCTGATATCAAGCGCCTAGTTGGTCGAATGCCGGCCAATACTGATCGTCAAAGCTTGTTGTTTTCTGCAACCTTTAACCAAGATGTTATGAATTTGGCCTATCGTTGGTTACATGAGCCTCAGTTTGTTGAAATTGAGCCTGAACACAAGACCAGCGAGTTAGTAGATCAGCATTTTTATTTGCTGACAGAAGATCAAAAGCTAGATGCCTTGCAGCGTATCATCACTGATGAAGCAGTAGAGAAGGTCATCGTCTTTGCCAATCGTAAAGACCAAGTAAAGCGTCTGTATCACAAGCTGCGTCAAGCGCATAATATTGTGATGCTCTCGGGCGATGTCATTCAGCAAAAACGTGAGAAGTACTTACAGCGATTTAAAGATGGTCACGCATCTATCTTGGTGGCGACAGATGTAGCAGGGCGCGGTATCCATGTCGATGATATCAGCCATGTGGTTAACTTTACTTTGCCTGATCAACCAGATGATTATGTACATCGCATTGGTCGTACGGGCCGTGCGGGCCAGACAGGTATTAGTATCAGCTTTGTGAGTGAGGATGATGCCTTTAATATACCGGCATTAGAAAAGCATTTAGAGACCAAGTTTACGCTTGAGCAGTGGCAGGAATAA
- a CDS encoding cold-shock protein, with amino-acid sequence MSAREQGIVKWFNDSKGFGFIQRDSGEDIFVHFRAIQGDGYRSLKDGEKVEFSVVEGDKGLQAEEVRKIEE; translated from the coding sequence ATGTCAGCTCGTGAGCAAGGTATCGTTAAGTGGTTTAATGACTCAAAAGGCTTTGGTTTCATTCAACGTGACAGCGGAGAAGATATTTTTGTCCATTTCCGCGCGATTCAGGGTGATGGCTATCGTTCTCTAAAAGATGGCGAAAAAGTTGAGTTCAGCGTAGTAGAAGGTGACAAAGGTCTGCAAGCTGAAGAAGTCAGAAAGATAGAAGAGTAA
- the aroQ gene encoding type II 3-dehydroquinate dehydratase: protein MTSSTPSKTAEQSTNENSNQILTHKLLLVNGVNLNLLGKREPHIYGHTTLADIEKQLVERAARHGVELICIQSNHEGKLVDDIQHHGLLADKSAQIDAIIINPAAFTHTSVALRDALLATQKPFIEVHLSNVHAREPFRHHSYLSDVAVGVICGLGQLGYQMALDYWLSNMYAVDTNK, encoded by the coding sequence ATGACCTCCTCTACTCCATCAAAAACAGCCGAACAATCGACTAACGAAAACTCAAATCAAATACTGACTCATAAATTACTACTGGTAAACGGCGTAAATCTGAATTTACTAGGTAAACGGGAACCGCATATTTATGGTCATACGACACTTGCTGATATAGAAAAGCAACTAGTTGAGCGCGCCGCACGCCACGGTGTAGAGTTAATATGCATACAGTCCAACCATGAAGGTAAGCTAGTAGACGACATTCAGCATCATGGATTATTGGCGGATAAATCTGCCCAAATTGACGCTATTATTATCAATCCGGCTGCATTTACGCATACTTCAGTGGCTCTACGCGACGCGCTATTGGCCACCCAAAAGCCATTTATAGAAGTACATTTATCCAATGTTCATGCCCGTGAACCTTTCCGTCATCATTCATATCTAAGTGACGTTGCAGTCGGAGTCATTTGCGGCTTGGGACAATTAGGCTATCAAATGGCGCTTGATTACTGGTTGAGCAATATGTATGCAGTTGACACAAACAAATGA
- a CDS encoding ABC1 kinase family protein has protein sequence MAKSSGKRFMKLAGMTASIAGKAAKNSFKHLSSDEEKRLQARSDLMQDVGVQIAETLGEMKGAVMKVGQIASQYKDVFPPEVASALEKLQKDAPPMPYAQIRAQVERELKAPILELFSEFEETPFAAASIGQVHKATLPSGQKVVVKVQYPDVDENCDSDLKQVRMALKIAGVLNMSKQLQEQLFNEIRQSLHDELDYVKEAHNLRVFGAFHAEDEGLIIPKVISSHSSRRILTLTEEMGETLTVAATWDNDVKQKIAERLFHFTAGQLFGLYRMHCDPHPGNFAFRHDGSVVAYDFGGIRSYSDSEVQLFKRFVKHALRGDVTALEQDLIALDIRREDDKNIPGEFYEKWLSIGLKPLSISPYQEGEFDFGSSQVHHEAIAQMRTSLKYFGQFQPSATTMMLDRTVSGQYWNLVNLGVEIDLSPLVDEYIDA, from the coding sequence ATGGCAAAATCGTCCGGAAAACGCTTTATGAAACTCGCTGGCATGACAGCGAGTATTGCTGGCAAAGCCGCTAAAAACTCATTTAAGCATCTCTCAAGTGACGAAGAAAAACGTCTGCAAGCTCGCTCAGATCTGATGCAAGACGTGGGCGTTCAAATTGCTGAGACATTGGGCGAGATGAAAGGCGCAGTGATGAAGGTCGGACAGATTGCTTCACAATATAAGGATGTGTTCCCGCCTGAGGTTGCGTCAGCACTTGAAAAGCTACAGAAAGATGCGCCGCCAATGCCGTATGCGCAGATACGAGCTCAAGTTGAACGCGAACTGAAAGCGCCAATCTTAGAATTATTCAGCGAGTTTGAAGAGACACCCTTTGCCGCAGCATCTATTGGACAAGTGCACAAAGCGACGTTGCCATCGGGTCAAAAAGTGGTAGTTAAAGTCCAGTATCCTGATGTTGATGAAAACTGTGATAGCGACCTCAAACAAGTACGTATGGCATTAAAAATCGCTGGCGTGCTCAATATGAGTAAGCAACTACAAGAGCAGCTTTTTAATGAGATTCGCCAGAGCCTGCATGATGAATTGGACTATGTTAAAGAAGCTCATAACTTACGCGTATTCGGCGCTTTTCATGCAGAAGATGAAGGCCTTATTATTCCAAAAGTGATTAGCAGCCATTCTTCTAGACGGATTTTAACGTTGACCGAAGAGATGGGAGAGACATTGACTGTCGCTGCGACATGGGACAATGACGTCAAACAAAAAATAGCAGAGCGTCTGTTTCATTTTACCGCAGGGCAGCTGTTTGGGTTGTACCGTATGCACTGCGACCCTCATCCAGGTAACTTTGCGTTCCGTCATGACGGCAGTGTCGTGGCATATGATTTTGGGGGTATCCGCAGTTATAGTGATAGCGAAGTGCAGCTATTCAAACGCTTTGTCAAACATGCGCTAAGAGGTGACGTTACTGCACTTGAGCAAGATTTGATTGCCCTAGATATTCGCCGTGAAGATGACAAAAACATCCCTGGCGAGTTTTACGAAAAGTGGCTATCTATCGGACTCAAACCTTTATCCATTAGCCCCTATCAAGAAGGCGAATTTGATTTTGGCAGTAGCCAAGTCCATCACGAGGCCATTGCACAGATGCGTACGTCTTTGAAGTACTTTGGTCAGTTTCAACCCTCAGCTACCACTATGATGCTAGACCGTACTGTATCAGGACAGTACTGGAATCTGGTCAATCTAGGCGTCGAGATCGACCTGTCTCCACTGGTTGATGAATACATCGATGCGTAA
- a CDS encoding ion transporter, whose amino-acid sequence MKQPTAEALTHLRNRTHIIIEGTDTRLGKLFDIVLLIAILASVAVVMLDSVLYMRLQYGTLFFYAEWFFTILFTIEYALRLFSAPNRLRYAFSFFGIVDLLSVLPSYLSLMFVGVQYLLVIRVLRILRVFRVLKLKAYMQQAGFLASALKTSQQKITVFFLSLVLLVTIFGSIIYVVEGPENGFTSIPLSIYWAVVTMTTVGYGDMSPKTPLGQAIATMVMITGYSIIAVPTGIFTSELARNMRPQLNPVTCPNCGKFGHAVGADFCDRCGHALHI is encoded by the coding sequence ATGAAGCAACCAACCGCCGAAGCTCTTACACACTTGCGTAACCGTACGCATATCATTATTGAAGGCACAGATACTCGTCTGGGTAAGCTCTTTGATATTGTATTGCTGATTGCAATTTTAGCCAGTGTGGCCGTCGTCATGCTTGATAGTGTGCTATATATGCGTTTGCAGTATGGCACGTTGTTCTTTTATGCAGAGTGGTTTTTTACCATTTTGTTTACCATTGAGTATGCGTTAAGGCTGTTTTCAGCACCCAACCGCTTACGATATGCTTTTAGTTTCTTTGGAATAGTAGACTTACTGTCTGTATTGCCAAGTTATTTGAGCCTAATGTTTGTAGGCGTGCAGTATCTACTCGTGATACGGGTATTACGTATTTTACGTGTGTTCCGTGTTCTTAAGCTCAAAGCTTATATGCAACAGGCTGGGTTTTTGGCATCCGCATTAAAAACCAGTCAGCAGAAAATTACGGTTTTCTTCCTATCGCTTGTATTGTTAGTAACCATCTTTGGTTCAATTATTTATGTGGTAGAAGGGCCGGAAAATGGATTTACCAGTATTCCATTGTCTATCTACTGGGCCGTTGTTACGATGACGACGGTTGGCTACGGTGATATGTCACCCAAAACACCACTCGGCCAAGCAATTGCAACCATGGTCATGATCACTGGTTATTCGATTATTGCTGTACCAACAGGTATTTTCACATCAGAGCTAGCACGTAACATGCGTCCACAACTTAACCCAGTGACTTGTCCAAACTGTGGTAAGTTCGGCCATGCAGTAGGGGCAGACTTTTGCGATCGTTGTGGACACGCGCTACATATCTAA
- a CDS encoding YebC/PmpR family DNA-binding transcriptional regulator, with protein MAGHSKWANIKHRKARQDAVRGKIFTKIIREIVSAAKQGDPDPDKNPRLRAVIEKALSVNMTRDTINRAVDRGTGGGDNENMEEVSYEGYGVGGVAVLVETMTDNLNRTVSEVRHAFTKNDGNLGTSGSVAYLFTKRGEITFNDVSLEDEVMLVALDAGAVDIENDGESLLVITEWESFGQVQDALNAAGLVSDNAEVTMSPSTTAEIDNVDDAEKIIKMIDMLEDADDVQEVYTNVNFSAEVMAQLEA; from the coding sequence ATGGCAGGCCATTCAAAATGGGCAAATATTAAACACCGTAAAGCCCGTCAGGATGCAGTAAGGGGTAAGATATTTACCAAAATTATTCGTGAAATCGTTTCAGCTGCCAAACAAGGCGATCCCGATCCTGACAAAAACCCACGCTTACGTGCCGTTATCGAAAAAGCCCTATCCGTCAATATGACGCGCGACACGATTAATCGTGCTGTCGATCGTGGCACAGGTGGCGGCGATAATGAGAATATGGAAGAAGTCAGTTACGAGGGTTATGGTGTTGGTGGTGTGGCTGTATTGGTCGAAACCATGACGGATAACCTTAATCGTACGGTCAGCGAAGTACGTCATGCTTTTACCAAGAATGATGGTAATCTTGGCACATCAGGCTCAGTGGCGTATTTATTCACTAAACGTGGCGAGATCACTTTTAACGATGTCAGCTTAGAAGATGAAGTCATGCTCGTTGCACTAGATGCGGGCGCCGTTGATATCGAAAATGATGGCGAAAGCTTACTCGTTATCACTGAATGGGAAAGCTTCGGTCAAGTTCAAGATGCCCTTAATGCGGCTGGTCTTGTTTCTGACAATGCCGAAGTCACTATGTCACCATCTACCACGGCTGAGATCGACAATGTTGATGATGCTGAAAAGATCATAAAGATGATTGATATGTTGGAAGATGCCGATGATGTACAAGAAGTTTATACTAACGTGAACTTCTCTGCGGAAGTCATGGCTCAGCTTGAAGCATAA
- a CDS encoding methylated-DNA--[protein]-cysteine S-methyltransferase has protein sequence MIVTTAAFGSHRLTLIARVNGHGQPMLVEANWLLAGNSWHSSKSVPKLKKYYGLTDEDFTFIDKNSLSMNEPAQALLIETIFQLKDYADGKRKTLDLPLDFSMGTEFQQRVWQALQGIEYGETISYATLAQRVNSPKGFRAVAQANGKNPFSIIVPCHRVIASDGKLGGYTGGLDKKEYLLALEGSWT, from the coding sequence ATGATAGTTACCACAGCAGCCTTTGGGTCACATCGATTAACACTGATTGCTCGTGTCAATGGGCATGGTCAGCCTATGCTCGTTGAAGCCAACTGGCTGCTAGCAGGTAACTCATGGCATAGCTCAAAATCTGTACCCAAACTTAAAAAGTACTATGGTCTGACAGATGAAGACTTTACCTTTATAGATAAAAATAGCCTAAGCATGAATGAACCTGCTCAAGCGTTATTAATAGAAACGATTTTTCAACTTAAAGACTATGCTGATGGTAAACGTAAGACGTTAGACTTGCCTTTGGATTTTTCTATGGGCACTGAGTTTCAGCAAAGAGTATGGCAGGCACTGCAAGGTATTGAGTATGGCGAAACCATTAGCTATGCTACCCTCGCGCAGCGTGTCAACAGTCCAAAGGGATTCCGTGCGGTTGCGCAGGCCAATGGCAAAAATCCTTTTAGCATTATCGTGCCTTGTCATCGAGTGATTGCAAGCGATGGCAAACTTGGTGGCTATACAGGCGGGCTAGATAAAAAAGAGTATTTATTAGCACTAGAAGGAAGTTGGACGTAA
- the ftsY gene encoding signal recognition particle-docking protein FtsY has translation MKTGLSKSRKNLAEGMVSILIGGKEIDDELLEEVEDQLLVADIGVNATNRIIKSLTEQTDRGDLIYAHSLYKALQSELVDILTPKVEPLVIDTSKKPFVILVVGVNGVGKTTTIGKLAKRLQGEGKSVMLAAGDTFRAAATEQLQIWGERNNIPVVAQGHGSDSASVIFDAMQSAKAKNIDVLIADTAGRLQNKTHLMAELEKVVRVMRKADPSAPHEGMIVLDAGTGQNAINQVELFNKVVPLTGITITKLDGTAKGGVVFNIAETTDVPIRYIGVGESIDDLRSFSPKQFVAALFETDDKE, from the coding sequence ATGAAAACGGGCCTCAGTAAGTCACGCAAAAACTTAGCCGAAGGCATGGTCAGCATCTTAATCGGTGGTAAAGAGATTGATGACGAGCTATTAGAAGAAGTCGAAGATCAGCTATTGGTAGCTGATATTGGTGTCAACGCGACGAACCGTATCATCAAGAGCCTCACCGAGCAAACAGATCGTGGTGACTTGATCTATGCTCATTCTTTATATAAAGCATTGCAAAGTGAATTGGTTGATATCCTAACGCCAAAAGTTGAGCCATTGGTGATTGATACTAGCAAAAAGCCGTTTGTTATATTGGTAGTAGGTGTCAATGGCGTAGGGAAAACCACAACGATTGGTAAGCTTGCCAAGCGTCTACAAGGTGAGGGCAAGTCAGTCATGCTGGCAGCGGGTGATACGTTCCGTGCAGCAGCTACTGAGCAGCTACAGATTTGGGGCGAGCGCAATAATATTCCAGTGGTAGCGCAAGGTCATGGTTCTGACAGCGCTTCTGTCATTTTTGATGCGATGCAATCAGCCAAAGCAAAAAATATCGATGTGCTTATCGCCGATACTGCTGGACGTCTGCAAAATAAAACGCATTTGATGGCAGAGTTAGAGAAAGTCGTACGTGTCATGCGTAAAGCGGATCCAAGTGCCCCGCATGAAGGTATGATTGTGCTGGATGCTGGCACGGGTCAAAATGCTATCAACCAAGTTGAGCTGTTTAATAAAGTTGTGCCACTGACAGGTATTACTATTACCAAACTAGACGGTACTGCTAAAGGTGGTGTGGTATTTAATATTGCCGAAACGACAGATGTGCCTATCCGTTATATTGGTGTGGGTGAGTCGATTGATGACTTGCGTTCTTTTAGTCCGAAGCAATTTGTCGCCGCTTTGTTCGAGACCGACGATAAAGAATAA
- a CDS encoding M16 family metallopeptidase has protein sequence MPLSLPLAAAPLRVACALAVAASLAACQTNTMPTNSATATSSITTDSSAQNISDENKTSKDTQSSELTMDMSGRHEYQLENGLKVVIKEDHRAPVAMTQIWYRVGSADEPLDKGGISHLLEHMMFKGTTNVSSDDYERLIAKFGGVNNAFTSYDYTGYYELFPANRMPLALELEADRMKNLIFDDKEFAKEHQVVMEERRQRTDDNPLAKAYESFRLLALPDSPKGESVIGPMNELESIKLSDLKDWYKTWYAPNNATLVIVGDVQPQEVLTQVKRYFGDLEKSNLPKRTFVTQKGFRGYQKVDSEQAVQVPVLLMGYNVPSLATAGTNNEKQAYALSLAQDVLDGGLSARLESRLIREQGLLTTVGTSYDLLDRGDGLFLIQATPREGVSLEQAQQAITSEIEKLKTDPIADDEISRAKTNTVTGLIYAQDSMEGQARMIGSLQSIGLDDRLLAKLPAKLDGISMADIQAASKKYLVKDNLTVMHVVPPKDNKTSAK, from the coding sequence ATGCCATTGTCTTTACCTCTAGCAGCTGCGCCATTACGCGTTGCTTGTGCCTTAGCAGTAGCAGCGTCACTTGCTGCGTGTCAAACCAATACGATGCCTACTAATTCTGCAACTGCGACAAGCTCAATCACAACAGATAGCTCGGCTCAAAACATATCAGATGAAAATAAAACGAGCAAAGACACACAGTCGTCTGAGTTGACAATGGACATGTCAGGTCGACATGAATATCAGTTAGAAAATGGTCTAAAAGTCGTTATAAAAGAAGACCACCGTGCCCCAGTCGCTATGACACAAATCTGGTACCGAGTGGGCTCGGCAGATGAGCCTCTTGATAAAGGTGGTATCTCTCACTTACTCGAGCATATGATGTTTAAGGGCACGACCAATGTTTCTAGTGATGATTATGAGCGGCTAATTGCTAAGTTTGGCGGCGTCAACAATGCCTTTACCAGCTATGACTATACGGGGTACTACGAGCTATTCCCTGCCAATCGCATGCCATTAGCGTTAGAGCTTGAAGCAGATCGCATGAAAAACCTTATATTCGATGACAAAGAATTTGCCAAAGAGCATCAAGTGGTCATGGAAGAGCGCCGCCAACGTACTGATGACAATCCACTTGCCAAAGCGTATGAGTCATTTCGTCTGCTGGCCTTACCTGACAGCCCAAAGGGCGAATCTGTCATTGGACCTATGAACGAGCTAGAATCGATTAAACTTTCAGATTTAAAAGACTGGTATAAGACGTGGTATGCACCAAATAATGCAACGTTAGTCATCGTCGGTGACGTGCAACCACAAGAAGTACTCACTCAAGTCAAACGTTACTTTGGTGATTTAGAAAAAAGCAACCTACCCAAACGTACTTTTGTGACTCAAAAAGGCTTCCGTGGTTATCAAAAGGTAGACTCTGAGCAAGCCGTACAAGTGCCCGTTCTACTGATGGGTTACAACGTGCCAAGCCTTGCAACAGCAGGCACCAACAATGAAAAACAAGCTTATGCCCTGTCACTCGCTCAAGATGTGCTCGATGGCGGCTTATCTGCACGCTTAGAGAGTCGACTGATACGTGAGCAAGGTCTGCTTACCACGGTTGGTACTTCTTACGACTTGTTAGATCGCGGAGATGGGCTATTTTTAATACAAGCAACTCCTCGTGAAGGCGTCAGCTTAGAGCAAGCACAACAAGCCATAACCTCAGAAATAGAAAAGTTAAAAACCGATCCTATTGCCGATGATGAAATCAGTCGCGCCAAGACCAATACGGTGACTGGTTTGATCTATGCACAAGACAGCATGGAAGGACAAGCACGTATGATTGGCTCGTTACAATCTATCGGTCTAGATGATAGATTACTTGCTAAGTTACCAGCTAAGCTCGATGGTATCAGTATGGCTGATATTCAGGCTGCCAGTAAAAAATATTTGGTCAAAGACAACTTAACGGTGATGCATGTCGTGCCACCTAAAGACAATAAAACCTCAGCGAAATAG